A single window of Granulicella mallensis MP5ACTX8 DNA harbors:
- a CDS encoding DUF3455 domain-containing protein, which translates to MILALALLALFAPQQTADPTLPPATAHVRYTVEGHGVQTYNCTAQNGGFAWVFEEPAAGLFDPTTHQQIGVHTAGPTWTWSDGSSITGKVLQTKPSDNPANIPWLLLETHPTGTTTGALSNITFVRRSDTQAGQAPTSGCDAKNVNVVLRVPYAATYTFYSTN; encoded by the coding sequence ATGATCCTCGCGCTCGCACTGCTCGCTCTCTTCGCCCCACAGCAAACAGCGGACCCGACTCTGCCTCCCGCAACGGCTCATGTTCGTTACACCGTCGAAGGTCACGGCGTTCAAACCTACAACTGCACCGCGCAGAACGGCGGCTTCGCCTGGGTCTTTGAAGAGCCCGCAGCAGGACTCTTCGATCCCACCACCCACCAGCAGATAGGCGTGCACACCGCCGGCCCCACCTGGACCTGGAGCGACGGCAGCTCGATCACCGGCAAGGTCCTGCAGACGAAGCCCTCCGACAACCCCGCCAACATCCCCTGGCTCCTGCTCGAGACGCACCCAACCGGCACCACCACCGGCGCCCTGTCGAACATCACCTTCGTACGCCGCTCCGACACCCAGGCCGGCCAGGCCCCCACCTCCGGATGCGACGCGAAGAACGTGAACGTCGTCCTCCGCGTCCCCTACGCAGCCACGTACACCTTCTACAGCACGAACTAA
- a CDS encoding carbon-nitrogen hydrolase: MPISKTTRVALIQMSCAPSTEANLAKAVARVREAAENGAKLICLPELFRAQYFCQREEHVLFDITESIPGPSTAALSEVVREHKLVVIASLFERRAPGLYHNTAAILDHTSAAPDNLAAIYRKMHIPDDPLYYEKFYFTPGDLGFMAQKTSAGPIGTLVCWDQWYPEGARVTALKGAETLFFPTAIGWHPSEKAEYGERQYDAWQTIQRAHAIANGVFVCAVNRVGHEHGDVEHNGVMMEGPGDHTPASGLEFWGGSFIADPFGRILAKASHDKEEILYADLDSKEVEITRQHWPFLRDRRIDAYGGITSRFLD, encoded by the coding sequence ATGCCCATATCGAAAACGACTCGCGTCGCCCTCATCCAGATGTCCTGCGCCCCCTCCACCGAGGCCAACCTCGCGAAGGCCGTAGCCCGCGTGCGCGAGGCCGCCGAAAACGGCGCCAAACTCATCTGCCTGCCGGAGCTCTTCCGCGCGCAGTACTTTTGCCAGCGCGAGGAACACGTCCTCTTCGATATCACCGAGTCCATCCCCGGCCCCTCGACCGCCGCCCTCAGCGAAGTCGTTCGCGAGCACAAGCTCGTCGTCATCGCTTCCCTCTTCGAGCGCCGCGCTCCGGGTTTGTATCACAACACCGCGGCCATCCTCGACCACACCAGCGCCGCGCCGGACAACCTCGCCGCGATCTACCGCAAGATGCACATCCCCGACGACCCGCTCTACTACGAGAAGTTCTACTTCACGCCCGGCGACCTCGGCTTCATGGCGCAGAAGACCTCCGCCGGCCCCATCGGCACGCTCGTCTGCTGGGACCAGTGGTATCCCGAAGGCGCACGCGTCACCGCGCTCAAGGGCGCCGAGACGCTCTTCTTCCCCACCGCCATCGGCTGGCACCCCAGCGAGAAGGCCGAGTACGGCGAGCGCCAGTACGACGCCTGGCAGACCATCCAGCGCGCCCACGCCATCGCGAACGGTGTCTTCGTCTGCGCCGTCAACCGCGTAGGCCACGAGCACGGAGACGTGGAGCACAACGGCGTCATGATGGAGGGCCCCGGCGACCACACCCCGGCCTCCGGCCTCGAGTTCTGGGGCGGCAGCTTCATCGCCGATCCCTTCGGCCGCATCCTCGCCAAGGCCTCGCACGACAAGGAAGAGATCCTCTACGCCGACCTCGACTCCAAGGAAGTCGAGATCACCCGCCAGCACTGGCCCTTCCTCCGCGACCGCCGCATCGACGCCTACGGCGGCATCACCAGCCGCTTTCTCGACTAG
- a CDS encoding type II toxin-antitoxin system VapC family toxin: MSSSTRLLLDTHVWVRYINGAPGLKPSAISSIDRARQTGAAYISVISIWEIALLVRKGRLALPFGVERWAERALQLPGIQLLPFTPQIAIESVDLPDSLNKDPSDRILVATARIENLALMTRDKDILRFAKQTNLVVEVA, translated from the coding sequence ATGAGTAGCTCGACACGTCTTCTTCTTGATACCCATGTATGGGTTCGCTACATCAACGGAGCTCCAGGCCTGAAACCATCCGCAATCTCTTCCATTGACCGCGCACGTCAAACGGGAGCGGCATACATCTCTGTCATATCGATCTGGGAGATTGCTCTTTTAGTTCGCAAAGGACGTCTGGCCTTGCCTTTCGGGGTGGAACGCTGGGCCGAGAGGGCGCTTCAACTTCCTGGCATTCAGCTTTTGCCCTTCACTCCACAGATCGCCATTGAATCGGTAGACTTACCCGATTCACTCAACAAAGACCCTTCTGACCGCATCCTTGTTGCCACTGCGCGCATCGAAAATCTGGCACTGATGACGCGAGACAAAGACATCCTTCGCTTCGCGAAGCAGACAAATCTTGTAGTTGAAGTAGCTTAA
- a CDS encoding type II toxin-antitoxin system Phd/YefM family antitoxin, with protein MATLPKHLPHTPPAKLVSRKLKVAGRVPVLNRSASVAQAKANLSSLLKSVETDRTEITLMRRGVPVAKIVPLTEATPVSGYGWMRGTVHEQGDIVGPTGEEWTVGNE; from the coding sequence ATGGCCACCCTTCCCAAGCATTTACCGCATACTCCACCGGCAAAACTTGTTTCTCGCAAACTCAAGGTGGCTGGCCGGGTTCCTGTACTCAACAGGAGCGCCTCCGTGGCCCAGGCAAAAGCAAACCTGTCCTCTCTTCTAAAAAGCGTGGAAACCGACAGGACAGAGATCACATTGATGCGACGGGGCGTTCCAGTCGCAAAGATTGTTCCACTGACAGAAGCAACACCCGTCTCCGGTTATGGCTGGATGCGTGGCACCGTCCATGAGCAGGGAGACATCGTGGGTCCTACCGGGGAAGAATGGACTGTAGGGAATGAGTAG
- a CDS encoding glutamine synthetase family protein, which yields MSSEFRNFLELSYEELEDLNLQAKEQRKKRVAADVIQEERLKYLADTPGIKAVTVLFSDLEGRLHMLDYDKKFLIKSYDNLTFDGSSIRGFTAQRESDLRLGLDWSAFYWTPADVFGSGKVLVFGEVIDKNGGHYSGDLRGVLKSFATEQFEKNGYTLNAANEIEGFLFDGIDAERTFHETGKFEYVNQGGYYHSLPGDPLREFIDTTAEVQRAMGFENEKDHPEVAPSQFEINYSYGDVVAAADQIQLYKLICRQVATQMGMTASFLPKPVTGVNGSGMHTNVSITNKSGKNLFWDPKGEEKVSKFAWGFVDKILTHGNDLCLLLNASVNAYRRLDPHFEAPNQIKASATDRGSMVRIPIGNEKSARVEVRSVGPDANPYMVLYSIFKSGLQGNTSKIKNLRQAERYLPDNIYTALEDFRNAEWTTELLGEDVKARYADLKQASADRCARLLGTIVKPSEIQFHHDVYNQLLWGQF from the coding sequence ATGTCGAGCGAATTTCGCAATTTTCTGGAGTTGTCCTACGAAGAGCTGGAAGACCTGAACCTGCAGGCCAAAGAGCAGCGCAAGAAGCGCGTAGCCGCAGACGTCATCCAGGAAGAGCGCCTGAAGTATCTTGCGGATACACCCGGCATCAAGGCTGTGACGGTCCTGTTCTCGGACCTCGAAGGCCGCCTGCACATGCTCGACTACGACAAGAAGTTCCTGATCAAGAGCTATGACAACCTGACGTTCGACGGCTCCTCGATCCGCGGCTTTACGGCGCAGCGTGAGAGCGATCTTCGCCTGGGCCTCGACTGGAGCGCGTTCTACTGGACGCCGGCCGATGTGTTCGGTTCGGGCAAGGTGCTGGTGTTCGGCGAAGTCATCGACAAGAACGGCGGACACTACTCGGGTGACCTGCGCGGTGTGTTGAAGAGCTTTGCTACCGAGCAGTTCGAGAAGAACGGTTACACGCTGAACGCGGCCAACGAGATCGAAGGCTTCCTGTTCGACGGTATCGATGCAGAGCGCACGTTCCACGAGACGGGCAAGTTTGAGTACGTCAACCAAGGCGGCTACTACCACTCACTGCCGGGCGACCCGCTGCGCGAGTTCATCGACACGACCGCTGAAGTGCAGCGCGCGATGGGCTTTGAGAATGAAAAGGACCACCCGGAAGTGGCGCCTTCGCAGTTCGAGATCAACTACTCGTACGGCGATGTGGTGGCGGCTGCCGACCAGATCCAGCTCTACAAACTGATCTGCCGCCAGGTTGCGACCCAGATGGGCATGACGGCGAGCTTCCTGCCGAAGCCGGTTACGGGCGTGAACGGCTCGGGTATGCACACCAACGTTTCGATCACGAACAAGAGCGGCAAGAACCTCTTCTGGGATCCGAAGGGCGAGGAGAAGGTCTCGAAGTTTGCATGGGGTTTTGTGGACAAGATCCTGACCCATGGCAACGACCTCTGCCTGCTGCTGAACGCCAGCGTGAATGCGTATCGCCGCCTCGATCCTCACTTCGAAGCTCCGAATCAGATCAAGGCTTCGGCGACGGATCGTGGCTCGATGGTTCGTATTCCGATCGGCAATGAGAAGTCGGCGCGTGTCGAGGTTCGTTCGGTTGGACCGGATGCGAACCCGTACATGGTGCTGTACTCGATCTTCAAGAGCGGCTTGCAGGGCAATACGTCGAAGATCAAGAACCTGCGCCAGGCTGAGCGGTATCTGCCGGACAACATCTATACGGCTCTCGAAGACTTCCGCAATGCGGAGTGGACGACCGAGCTGCTGGGTGAGGATGTGAAGGCTCGCTACGCGGACCTGAAGCAGGCTTCGGCTGATCGCTGCGCACGGTTGCTGGGTACGATCGTCAAGCCGTCAGAGATCCAATTCCACCACGATGTTTATAACCAGTTGCTGTGGGGCCAGTTCTAA
- a CDS encoding NADP-dependent isocitrate dehydrogenase yields MQTSYNDIPVPSDGQAIEYANGKYTVPDHPIIPFIEGDGTGRDIWKASQRVFDAAVEKAYGGKRSVKWFEVLAGEKSYRKTQNWLPDDTVKATVDFRVSIKGPLTTPVGGGIRSLNVALRQLMDLYQCVRPVKYYSGVPSPVKSPEKLDVVIFRENTEDIYAGIEFREGTPEAAKFIAFVNDEMLKGTKKKVRLDSGVGVKPISITGSKRLVRAAIQYAIDHQRKTVTLVHKGNIQKFTEGAFREWGYEVATQEFRAHTVTERESWILGNLEQNPKLTPEENAALVEPGIEFASKEFGESIVQEVRDVVASIGATHGNGQWKNKILVNDRIADSIFQQIIIRPSDYSVLATTNLNGDYISDAAAAQVGGLGIAPGANIGDGYAVFEATHGTAPKYADKDVINPGSVMLSGVMMFDFLGWSEAARLIESSMEKTIQQKFVTYDFERQMQGATKAKTSEFASRMIENMG; encoded by the coding sequence ATGCAGACCAGTTATAACGACATTCCGGTACCCAGCGACGGACAGGCGATTGAGTATGCCAACGGCAAGTACACTGTGCCGGACCATCCGATCATTCCGTTCATTGAAGGCGATGGTACGGGACGCGATATCTGGAAGGCGTCGCAACGGGTGTTCGATGCGGCGGTTGAGAAGGCCTATGGGGGCAAGCGCTCGGTGAAGTGGTTCGAGGTGCTGGCGGGCGAGAAGAGCTATCGCAAGACACAGAACTGGCTGCCGGACGATACGGTGAAGGCAACGGTGGACTTTCGCGTGTCGATCAAAGGGCCGCTGACGACGCCGGTGGGTGGTGGGATTCGCAGCCTGAATGTGGCGCTGCGGCAGTTGATGGATCTATACCAGTGCGTGCGGCCGGTGAAGTACTACAGCGGTGTGCCGAGCCCGGTGAAGTCGCCTGAAAAGCTGGATGTGGTGATCTTCCGGGAGAACACCGAGGACATCTATGCGGGCATCGAGTTCCGCGAGGGAACGCCGGAGGCTGCGAAGTTCATCGCGTTCGTGAACGATGAGATGCTGAAGGGCACGAAGAAGAAGGTGCGGCTGGACTCGGGTGTGGGAGTGAAGCCGATCTCGATTACGGGATCGAAGCGGCTGGTGCGCGCGGCGATTCAGTATGCGATCGACCATCAGCGCAAGACGGTGACTCTGGTACACAAGGGGAACATTCAGAAGTTCACCGAGGGCGCGTTTCGCGAGTGGGGCTACGAGGTAGCGACGCAGGAGTTTCGTGCGCATACCGTGACCGAGCGGGAGAGCTGGATCCTGGGGAATCTCGAACAGAATCCGAAGCTGACGCCGGAGGAGAACGCGGCGCTGGTGGAACCGGGAATCGAGTTCGCGTCGAAGGAGTTTGGCGAGAGCATCGTGCAGGAGGTGCGCGATGTGGTGGCGAGCATCGGAGCGACGCACGGCAATGGGCAGTGGAAGAACAAGATCCTGGTGAATGACCGCATTGCGGATTCGATCTTTCAGCAGATCATCATTCGGCCTTCAGACTACAGCGTGCTTGCGACGACGAACCTCAATGGCGACTACATCTCCGATGCAGCGGCGGCGCAGGTGGGTGGATTGGGGATCGCTCCGGGAGCGAACATCGGCGATGGCTACGCGGTGTTTGAAGCGACGCATGGAACGGCACCGAAGTATGCGGACAAGGATGTGATCAACCCGGGATCGGTGATGCTTTCGGGCGTGATGATGTTTGATTTTCTCGGCTGGAGTGAGGCCGCGCGGCTGATCGAAAGCTCGATGGAGAAGACCATTCAACAGAAGTTCGTGACGTATGACTTCGAGCGGCAGATGCAGGGTGCGACGAAGGCGAAGACGAGTGAGTTCGCCAGCCGGATGATTGAGAATATGGGGTGA
- a CDS encoding type II toxin-antitoxin system VapC family toxin gives MYILDTNVISEMRKLRPHGALLQWYRAQKLDDLFLSSITLYELQRGSELTRRQDKSKAVEIEQWITTLSTTFDVLPLDGAAAQLTAKFMARHSSDMLADAMIAAQAFTYDLTVATRNVRDFEGFPVAIINPFAV, from the coding sequence ATGTACATTCTCGATACGAATGTGATCTCCGAAATGCGGAAGCTGCGCCCTCACGGCGCGTTGCTACAGTGGTATCGAGCACAGAAGCTGGACGACTTATTTTTGTCCTCTATCACCCTGTACGAACTCCAACGAGGCTCTGAACTAACTCGTCGGCAGGACAAGTCGAAAGCAGTAGAGATCGAGCAGTGGATAACGACATTGTCGACCACGTTCGACGTCCTTCCCCTGGATGGCGCTGCGGCACAATTGACAGCAAAATTCATGGCCAGGCATTCATCCGACATGCTTGCGGATGCCATGATTGCGGCACAGGCTTTCACGTACGATCTAACCGTCGCAACACGTAATGTGCGTGACTTCGAAGGGTTTCCTGTCGCAATTATCAACCCCTTCGCTGTTTAG
- a CDS encoding type II toxin-antitoxin system Phd/YefM family antitoxin gives MATWQLQEAKAKLSEVIASAHSSGPQIITRRGVKEAVIVSMDEYERSQKHKTNGLASEEERKERVLAFLQSAPPFDVPERHPRRKRKSLR, from the coding sequence ATGGCAACGTGGCAACTACAAGAAGCAAAGGCAAAGTTGAGCGAGGTGATCGCGTCGGCTCATAGTAGTGGACCTCAGATTATTACCCGACGCGGTGTCAAAGAAGCAGTTATTGTCTCAATGGATGAGTACGAACGCTCTCAGAAACATAAGACCAACGGGTTGGCCAGCGAAGAAGAACGGAAAGAGCGTGTACTGGCGTTCTTACAGTCAGCACCACCATTTGATGTTCCGGAACGTCACCCGCGCCGGAAACGAAAGTCACTGCGTTAG
- the mdh gene encoding malate dehydrogenase, whose product MRKKVTIVGAGNVGATAAHWIAAKELADVVLIDVIEGVPQGKALDLSQAMPIEKRDCSIVGTNDYADTANSDIVVITAGIARKPGMSRDDLLNTNFKIMSEVVEKVVKASPNTILIIVSNPLDAMAQTAFKKAGLPRERVIGMAGVLDSARFRTFIAEELKVSVENVTAFVLGGHGDTMVPLSRYSTMAGIPITELIEPTRLKELETRTANGGAEIVKHLKTGSAYYAPSAAAVEMVEAILKDKKKILPCAAYLQGEYGISGLYVGVPCKLGAKGLEQIIEIKLTAEEQTALNKSAEAVRELCTVIGVA is encoded by the coding sequence ATGCGTAAGAAAGTCACTATTGTCGGTGCCGGTAACGTCGGCGCCACTGCCGCTCATTGGATTGCAGCGAAAGAACTCGCGGATGTTGTGCTGATCGATGTGATCGAAGGTGTGCCGCAGGGCAAGGCCCTCGACCTGTCTCAGGCCATGCCGATCGAGAAGCGCGATTGCTCGATCGTGGGTACGAATGACTATGCCGATACCGCGAACTCCGACATCGTTGTGATTACGGCGGGCATTGCTCGCAAGCCCGGCATGAGCCGCGACGATTTGTTGAATACCAACTTCAAGATCATGAGCGAGGTGGTCGAGAAGGTCGTGAAGGCATCGCCGAATACGATCCTCATCATCGTCTCGAACCCACTCGACGCGATGGCGCAGACGGCCTTCAAGAAAGCCGGATTGCCGCGCGAGCGTGTGATCGGCATGGCTGGTGTGCTCGACTCCGCACGCTTCCGCACGTTCATCGCCGAGGAGTTGAAGGTATCGGTGGAGAACGTAACGGCGTTCGTGCTCGGCGGACACGGTGACACGATGGTGCCGCTGTCGCGCTACTCGACGATGGCCGGCATTCCCATCACGGAGCTGATCGAGCCCACACGGTTGAAGGAGCTTGAGACCCGCACGGCCAATGGCGGCGCGGAGATTGTGAAGCATCTCAAGACGGGCTCGGCGTACTACGCGCCTTCGGCGGCGGCTGTGGAGATGGTGGAAGCGATCCTGAAGGACAAGAAGAAGATCCTTCCCTGTGCGGCTTATCTGCAGGGCGAGTATGGCATCAGCGGACTGTACGTCGGTGTGCCTTGCAAGCTGGGGGCCAAGGGCTTGGAGCAGATCATCGAGATCAAGCTTACGGCCGAGGAACAGACTGCGTTGAACAAGAGCGCGGAAGCGGTGCGTGAGTTGTGCACCGTGATTGGCGTTGCTTAG